The sequence GCGCTCACGCGCAGGTTGCCGTCGATGCGCGAGAGATCGCCGCCCGTCACCCGCGAGACGATCGCGTCGACCTCGGCGCCGGGCCGGAACTCCGCCGCGTGGGCGGTCGGGACGTCGAAGCGCTCGAAGCTGTAGAAGAGGTTCGTCTGGCCGCCCCCCGAGCGCGTCACGCCGCGATCGGCCTCGATCTGCCAGGTCGTGCCGCCGGGATCGAGGGGCGCCTCGCCCGGCGTCGTCAGCGTGTCGTCGAAGACGACCTGGGCTGCGACCGGCGACGGGCTCGACGCGAGGGCGAGGGCGAAGGCGAAGGCGAAGGCGACGATCGCAGTGCCGACGCCGAGGCCTCGGACGACGCCACCGTCGACGCCGACTCCAGCGCCGACGATCCCGACCCGCCGGCGCCCACCGCCGCGCGCCTTCCGGCGCGGCTCAGTCGACCGCGGCATCGCAGCGCGGCGCGGGATTCGCGGCGAGGCCCTGGAGCGCGCGGTCGAGGACGACGGCGTCGGCGGCGT is a genomic window of Candidatus Hydrogenedentota bacterium containing:
- a CDS encoding filamentous hemagglutinin N-terminal domain-containing protein: TPPTPSSSTARSRASPRIPRRAAMPRSTEPRRKARGGGRRRVGIVGAGVGVDGGVVRGLGVGTAIVAFAFAFALALASSPSPVAAQVVFDDTLTTPGEAPLDPGGTTWQIEADRGVTRSGGGQTNLFYSFERFDVPTAHAAEFRPGAEVDAIVSRVTGGDLSRIDGNLRVSA